Within Candidatus Eremiobacterota bacterium, the genomic segment AGCAGGTGCTGGTGCAGTTTTACTCCCAGCTCTCTACTCTTATCTCGGCGGGATTCAGCATCGTGAAAGCCCTCCGCGTCTGCCGCCAGCAGAGCTCCGACGAGGCCCTCGACAGGATCCTTTCGAGCGTTGAAGCGGATCTCGAGGGAGGCTCGACGCTCACCGCGGCCTTTGAAAAGTTCCCCACCCTCTTTACGCCCTTTCACATAGGGATGATAAGGACTGCCGAGATGAGCGGCACGCTCCCCGATATCCTGAAGAGCCTGGCGCTCTATGAGGAGAAGGAGATGAAGCTCATTCAGAGCATAAAGGCTGCCCTTTCCTACCCGATCTTCGTCACCATCACGGCTTTCTTTATCGTGATCCTCCTCACGCGGTATCTCACCCCTCTTCTTGATTCCATAAGCTCCATCCTCGGGAGCGAAAAAATCCCCCTCATCACGAAGGGGCTTATATTCGTAGGGCGCTGCACCACTGACATCCGCTATATCCTTGGCGTGATAATCATATTCCTTGTCATCGTCTATGCCATCGGAACACTTAGGACCATCAGGAAGGTGCAGTACTTCTGGGGGCGCTTGAAGCTCCGGATACCTTCCTTCGGGAAGCTCTACAAGAAGGTTATCCTCATAAGGATGTGCCGCGTGCTTTCCACGCTGCTTGCCGCCGGCGTACCCTCGGTGCTGGCCCTCAGGCTGGTCGATGAGGTGGCAGAGAATGTCTATTTCAGCGAGGCCATCATGAAGAAGATAATATGGGGCGTTGACGAAGGGAAGAACTTCTCCCAGGCCTTCGGGGAGTCGCAGTTCTTCCCCAAGGTCCTTGTGAACATGCTGGTCGTGGGCGAGCAGACAGGAAAGCTGCCCCTCACCATCGACAAGCTTGCCGACCTCATCGAGATTGATGTGACCCTTTTCCTTGCAAATATCGCGAGCATTCTGGAGCCTGTCCTGATCGTGATCCTTGGCGGTGTGACCTTTACCATCCTGCTTGCGGCCTTCATGCCCATCTACGCCATCATGAGCAGCTTCTGAAGGCTAGGCGGACTGCTGGGCCAGGGTGACGCGCCATATCTCCTCTTCCGACGTGACGCCGCGGGCAACCTTGAGGAGGGCAGCCTCGATGAGGCTCTT encodes:
- a CDS encoding type II secretion system F family protein, encoding MGEEKRISPGGTPMVSFKALARLVKGNHVNKQVLVQFYSQLSTLISAGFSIVKALRVCRQQSSDEALDRILSSVEADLEGGSTLTAAFEKFPTLFTPFHIGMIRTAEMSGTLPDILKSLALYEEKEMKLIQSIKAALSYPIFVTITAFFIVILLTRYLTPLLDSISSILGSEKIPLITKGLIFVGRCTTDIRYILGVIIIFLVIVYAIGTLRTIRKVQYFWGRLKLRIPSFGKLYKKVILIRMCRVLSTLLAAGVPSVLALRLVDEVAENVYFSEAIMKKIIWGVDEGKNFSQAFGESQFFPKVLVNMLVVGEQTGKLPLTIDKLADLIEIDVTLFLANIASILEPVLIVILGGVTFTILLAAFMPIYAIMSSF